A genomic stretch from Thermodesulfobacteriota bacterium includes:
- a CDS encoding DUF401 family protein — protein sequence MIPEIPALGKTAITFAVVIFAIRRNISLANAFMAGAVLLAVLFQLSFTGTAAAFFDCFTDSRTVALCLVVALILTLSNSLEQSGQLKRLLFAFRGLIKNPKLNLAVFPAIIGLLPMPGGSIFSAPMVKDIGGRSDLPPGHLSYINYWFRHIWEYWWPMYPGVILATMLAEIHLARFVAMMLPFTLVVVFIGWVPVEKDRLPPAAPGAADGKKIGPFLKEISPILLVVAAGMFLGWIFSRLDQDVAAAKEAGLIVSLCAGNWLVWRSNRMPPGEVWRIMTHPNVYQMVYMMAAILLFKKILEDSGAVAAVCAELISLQIPLVLVWAILPFLVGLLTGITVAFVGSSFPILITLTAARGQTEMMMPCVMLALTCGFAGVLLSPVHLCLLVSNHFFEATLHSVYRLLWLPCLCLVGCAFGYFTLLIKILG from the coding sequence ATGATACCGGAAATCCCCGCTCTGGGAAAAACAGCGATAACCTTCGCGGTCGTCATTTTCGCCATCCGCCGGAACATCTCCCTGGCCAACGCCTTCATGGCCGGCGCCGTTCTTCTGGCCGTCCTCTTCCAGCTGTCTTTTACCGGCACGGCCGCGGCCTTCTTCGACTGCTTCACCGATTCCCGGACGGTGGCGCTCTGCCTGGTCGTAGCCCTCATTCTGACGTTAAGCAACAGCCTGGAGCAATCCGGTCAGTTGAAACGCTTGCTGTTCGCCTTCCGGGGTCTGATCAAAAACCCGAAGCTGAACCTGGCGGTGTTCCCGGCGATTATCGGGCTCCTGCCCATGCCCGGCGGATCGATCTTTTCCGCCCCCATGGTCAAGGACATCGGCGGCCGGTCCGATCTGCCGCCCGGTCATTTGAGCTACATCAATTACTGGTTCCGCCATATCTGGGAATACTGGTGGCCTATGTATCCCGGCGTTATTCTGGCGACCATGCTGGCCGAAATTCATCTGGCCCGGTTCGTCGCCATGATGCTCCCGTTCACCCTGGTCGTTGTTTTTATCGGCTGGGTGCCGGTTGAAAAAGACCGGCTTCCGCCAGCCGCTCCCGGGGCTGCCGACGGGAAAAAAATCGGCCCGTTTCTGAAGGAAATAAGCCCCATTCTGCTGGTCGTCGCGGCCGGTATGTTCCTGGGCTGGATCTTTTCCCGCCTGGACCAGGACGTTGCCGCGGCAAAAGAAGCGGGCCTGATCGTATCCCTGTGCGCCGGAAACTGGCTGGTCTGGCGAAGCAACCGCATGCCGCCGGGAGAAGTGTGGCGGATCATGACGCATCCGAATGTCTATCAGATGGTTTATATGATGGCCGCCATCCTGCTTTTCAAGAAAATACTCGAGGACAGCGGCGCGGTCGCGGCTGTCTGCGCCGAACTGATCAGCCTGCAAATTCCGCTGGTACTGGTCTGGGCCATCCTGCCGTTTCTGGTCGGTCTGCTGACCGGTATCACCGTCGCTTTTGTCGGCAGTTCCTTCCCCATCCTGATCACCCTGACCGCCGCCCGGGGGCAGACAGAGATGATGATGCCCTGTGTAATGCTGGCGCTCACCTGCGGCTTTGCGGGCGTACTCCTGTCACCGGTCCATCTGTGTCTGCTGGTGTCCAACCATTTTTTCGAGGCGACCCTCCATTCCGTATACCGATTGCTGTGGCTCCCCTGCCTGTGCCTGGTGGGGTGCGCCTTCGGTTACTTCACGCTCCTGATAAAAATTCTGGGATAA